A segment of the Ipomoea triloba cultivar NCNSP0323 chromosome 1, ASM357664v1 genome:
TGGTTTAAATCCTCCCTGTGGTCCTTGAAACCCATCGATTCCATGCAGGTAAATTATCAGACCATGCCACTTTAAGATGTTAAAGTTATCAGGCGCTACATAGTCTGATTTTGAAGCGTTTATATCGAATTGGACTCCCACGTCGATGTAGGATTTGAGGAAAATAGTGCCGGCTTCAAAAGCCCAGATTGGCAGCTTTGGCACAAGATCGTGTTGGTTGACGACACGCAGAGCTCGAAGGTTTTTGAGCTGGGAAAAAGCATTCTTGAAACTCTCGTTTCCCACTTTGGGGCATGCGAACATGATTGCTGTGACGAGAACATTATCGGAGTTATTGAGTGGATTGGCAGCTAGGTCAACTGCATTTAGTGTTGCCAGTGATGAACCCAGGCTGTGCCCTGTCACAGTTATGCTCACTTCCTCGTTCTTGTACACATCAAGTAGCCTCGAAACCTCTTCTCGAACCTATGAAGTAGATAAATAAGATTATATATTGTGTGACGACTATCAAAAAACTTTTATATATGGTGTTTGAAATATCCgatacacttatatatattatactattcAGGTCTACTAGaaacttttcaaatttattactccgtactaatTAGGGTGGACATTTCGATTTTTTATCCCGTTCAGCTCGTTTTTTCAATTGAAAGTATGAATTGAAACCATTTGGGTTTAAAATTTAGTTCAATTCAGTTGGGTTCGGATAACCCGAACTGAAATGCCTACCCCAATTACAAATGGTACCTGGTACATtggtacaatataataaatgattcttccaaattaattaatatggtGTTATGGATAGCTTAAAATATTTGGTTAAACATGTATGTATACCTGGTCCCTGGCACTCTTACTGTTGAGGTGTGAATCTTGATAGGTAGAGGTATACATTTCATACCAACCTTCATGCACGAGGGAACCATTATCCTCGGCAAAGATGATGGGAGGTTTGACCATGGCGATTCTGAAATCCTCAATCAACTCCGACATTGTTTCCGTTCCCCTCCAAACCACCACAATGTCTCTCCGTCCCAAAACCTCCTTCCCTTTGTCGGTGGCAACAGCAACATATCCTCCCCAATTTGACTCTTTCATCACTGCGTCTGCTCGTACTGATCGGACATGATATCCTCCTTGGGCTCCGCACTTAGTTGAAGGAGTATAAAAGTACTTGGTGATAGTGTACCTAATTACATAATACCAGCCTTAGTTAACAAAAGTGTTACATAGTGGTTTTCTCCCTGAGGTGTTCCAAGTCTGGTCTACCTGACTAATCCACTTAAAAACACATGTAAAAGCTGGTCCAAGAAGAACTGTCACTTGTGAGAATCAAACCTGGGTTATCCCGTGGATCATTCCCACAAAGAAGCTCATTTGACACTTAAACTATTCCTTTGGGTTgatgcatatataattatgaaattgtctCAAAATGCATTgttttatttagaaaaataaaagaaaaagaaaaagaaaagaaagagatgAGCATTAGTTTATACTTGAAAGGATTTGCCTTGTCAAGGCCAGTCTCTTGAAGGAGGTTTTTCCTGGCGTAGCGGCTTAGCCCGGTATACTTAGAAGTTGGTTCAGTGATGAAGGAGTCGTAAACTGCTCCAATCATTGAACCATAGTGAATGAGGTAGCGCCGAAGATCAGAATCCAAAGGGTCCAGTAACCCTTCCCAGTTCTCACTTCCGCTCAAAACTCTCCATCTCTTAGCAATgctctccattttttttttcttgttttttctgTATGTAATCAGCTCTTAGCAGTGTTTCTTTGCTGATGGAGTTAAGTCTTACGCATTCCCCTCTTTATATAGAGAGAAAGAGCCATGCATCAACATCTTTCTCGTGTAAAACGttggattttttaattttattttttttaaaattgaatgaTTGATGAGGTTAATTTAATGCATTTGACTTTTGGTACATTTATTCATTGCATTATACTTTCCTATCAAGCCTTTTTACGTAGTACAAAAATCACAAGTTTCAAGCTAAATTTTCCACagcaaatttattttaaaactcATAAAATTTTTAAGACTAGTTAGTTGAAATTTAAGattctaggttttttttttttttgtttgaaacgGTTAATGATCctttataatgtaatatctatTTTATGCTTTCTCAGTTATATTCTGACCAAAGAATTAATGTGGATGGTAAAAGTGGTGCCGCCACACTATATAGTAGTTGGTAAATTAAGATTCTAGTTGTTGTTAAatgagtttattatcgaaatggtccatcgactattgcgaaattaccaattaagttatcgactttgaaaattttaaccaatttggtctttcatttattttggtgttaaacatccgttaaatcgggaccaaattggtaattttgctatagtcaagcaagggaccatttcgataattaatttttgactgaaatggtcccttgactattgtgaatttaccaatttggtcccgatttaacggatatcaaacggtaaaataaatggaggaccaaaatggttaaatttttcaaagttgagaaCTTAACTGAGCAAGAAAAAAttatcgatgaccaaattggtaatttcgcaatagttaaggaaccatttcggtaataaactcttcttaagtatattcaattcaattttaaaaaaataaaattaaagtaaggCGCTTAAACGGCCCAGGGGTCGCTAAACCAGCAATTTTTGTGATACACTAGACGGTTGGTTGGTTGGTGCCTAAGGCCTAGGAGAGATTTTTTGcaagaaaatacataattttcaaatttatggaGCGAACCagacctcttcttcttcttgttgttgttgttggacTTGGCTCGCCCACTCCAACTTGGGAAATCCCAATCCTAAAATAGTAAGAAGAACAATGAAGAGCCAAGTTGAGCAagacagatcttcttcttctctttttttttttttttttttttactatttggACTTGGCTCGCCCACtccaaaatttaatttgacCTGGGAAATCCCAATCCTAATAGTAAGAAGAACAATGAAGAGCCAAGTTGAGCTAGacagatcttttttttttttttttttaaaactatttgGACATGGCTCGCCGACtccaaaatttaatttgacCTGGGAAATCCCAATCCTAATAGTAAGAAGAACAATGAAGAGCCAAGTTGAGCTAGCCCAACACTGTCAATGTAATtcaggcaaattatgctatgaaccCGGGTCCacttgcaagatggacccgtCATAATTTTAGAGCTCTATGTTCAAAAATTTataatctatattcacaattttagatctcaatatataaaattacattactcaatatataaaattgtgaacatggacatgggttcatggcataacaaccctgTAATTCATTAACTATTGTAACTATATGtttgcaaattttactgtggaccgcgatccacaatggattgtggatcgcgcatcaaaacgacgtcgttttgattaatgaatacaAACGGCTGAAACGGCATCCGTTTCGCGCTACTGCAGTTcgctttcaacacaactgcagttccctttcaacacaactacaattctTTTTCGATATaattgcagtttcattcgacattatacactcaaatatgtgaaattgttattcagtttaattttttttcaacacaactgcaatttcttttataatacactgcagtttcctttcaacacaactacaatatcatttcgatataactacagtttcattgaacaatatacacccaaaaatgtgaaactgttattcagtatgagttcaacacaattacagtttcctttcaacacaactgcagttccttttcaatataactgcagtacccaaaaatgtgaaaatgttattcagtatcagttcaacacaaatacatttccttttcgatataaatgtagtttcattcgataatataaaaataaatgtgaggatttatcttttgagatgaactgtagtattagTTATGGAGCTTCGTTACGACTAACGGCTgccgtttctcccacttattgaaacaGCGTCGTTTTTTGActatggtccataatgcattgtggatcatggtccaccgtataacgactGGTATACATTCGCGTGATATATCCATCAAGTTTCCCTATTTCGAGAGGCTCCCTATCCCGCTTTAATTACCAAGTATAGGAACACAAATCCACTAATGTAATATATAGctaaatatgtttttttctttcttaaatttaattatttggtccacttttatattatactttagagcaaattgtcattttggtctactggCAATAGGGATCCTcttaattgcaatccacgacttttaaacGTGTTAATTacataccctgactattcaatttttatcaattttgttcaCTCCGACCAAATTGACAGTcaaatttcgccggaaaattttaaaaattaaaataacgaGGGTATTaaggtattttagtcatttcgcatttcttttcttcttttcggAATCTTGggcgaattcttcttcttctccggccaaGCGACGCAAACCTATGCTTTTTTCTTCTCGTAGTACTCTAGGTCGGCGTAAGGGCGCCCGTAGTCGCCATCGTCGTCGTTGATACCTCTgattttatactattatttgccCCTCAGTTTAGTTGattttattgcttattttctttaccttGCTGAATTTGAGACTCATTTTTGTGTTACATTTGCTTAagcttagtttattcacaaacgggaagcaaaggaaggatttttggACATCTTGGACAAGTTCAACCTAATTTCAACCTAAATTTGAGACTcatttgtgtgttacatttgctTTAgactcgagccttaccaatttcaatcTAATTTTttctactatgagaatatgggtaatttgggggcttacaatgctttagtgtttaaggttattattgatgcatcacgaaagtggggcaatgtTAGtttaattctgtttattgattacgaaagtagctgaactgaattcttgagtgcattgcccataaattcCTAAGTTAATTGTTCCTCCTAGGGGTGggcaattcggttcggtttatccGAACTAGCAATACAAAACCGAACGGTTCGAGATTCTTGTAAACCgaacggttcggttaaaaaccgaaccgaaccgaacggtttagtaaaaaccgaaccgaactgaACTTTGttagattttaataataataataaatataaataaatattatatatatatatatatatatcctaattcctaactggaatgaatttcaaaattcattcctccaatgaattgaaatttcattccagtaaattggaatgtttcattctagttttttttttaattattttttaatacaactggccctattacattgtagtataatTCATctaatattgttaattttttaaaaatttgtttttcagcattagttttatttttttattttaatctgtttcaattgttaatttgttatgttgttatttaatatttagatattagactttggatttgggttatgtgatgCATACATAGTTATTACGGTGTCTTGTAAAGTCGCGGCATCGCGTAGGAAATGTTGAAATCCGGGGGtcgtaaaccgaaccgaattaaatccgaaccgaatccgaaccgtttcaaaccgaaccgaactctaatgttaaaccgaatggtttaatattttttaaaatcgaaaaatcaaaaccgaaaccaaaatcgaaaaaaccgaaccgaaaaccgaaatgcccacccctagtTCCTCCCCTAATTCTAAGGtcgttagagcatcaagattgcagtACCCCTAATATGACCCATTCCCTTATCTTACAGTTTAATCCTTAGTTAATctgcttttcttttattttcccaCTTAAAAatcatttacttggattctagtgaatttcatcactttagtgcctagaatttctTAATTCGCACAAATACGTGTCATAGCTCAATCCTCAGTGGAATGACATTTTCACCCTCATatttactatcaccattttactcatcagtCGTCATCGGAAGAGGTATAAGCGTAAGTAATACCGTAATATGGCGTCGGCGGCGAGAAGTAGAGGAATTCCCAGAGGTGCATAGTCATACGGCCCAGCTGTCGGGCGGGAAACAGAGGACCAGATCCACTAGCTGCTCGCCAGGGATGTGCTCTGGCAGGCACGCCATGCGTTGCCAAATCTCGGCGGAAACCGTCCCTCTAACACCAAAAATGCGCCGCTGAACGGCATTTCTCGTCGCCTCTCTTCTCTTTCCTGAAACTACTGCTCGTTGCTGCGACTGTGGTAGATTTGGTTGGATTTTTCCTTCGCTTTGCGGTCTACGTTGAATTCTTTCTCTCTGTCATTTTGTCGAACACGTCGTGTGCCGTGCCAGGTTCTGTCTTTGCATTGCAGgttgccggagaagaagaagaaaaggtgaAGGATGGGTGAAGGGCTCGCCGGAGAGGTGAAGGATGAAGCGTGCCGTTGTTGGGAAAGTGGTAGCTCGCCGAAGAATAAGAAATAAGGGTGaaagactaaaataccctcattatattagggtttaggattttctGGTGAAATTTGACCGATAATTTGACCGCAGtgaccaaaattaataaaaattgcatagttaaggtatgaaattaatagttttgaaaatcgtggattgcaattaacaggaccccatagtcagtggaccaaaatgataATTTGCTCTTATAATTTATTGTATTAAAGTTTCTATTTCTAGAATTCCGCAATAGAAAACTTTGAGCACAATTTGATCAAAATGCCAAATAGGGAGTACTTACAGATTATCTCCAGCTTTGGATCATATATGCATTATCTCCTCTATGTTGTCTTAGGAATCTAACGTTTTCCATTAAGTAGCATGCATGCACGTGAAATATACAACAAAAGTGTAGGTGtatgaattgtaattttgcGCATAAATGATGCTCCCTGGCAAATGAAAGCCTAGAAGAGAAGCGGGttaaatagaattttaaaaacctttaaagagttttagaataaaaaaaatttattgcagAATTCGGAAGGGATCAGAGTTGAGTGAGTGCCAcaattttatacatatatataatataatcagatcaaatgagaaccactCTTTCCATGAGAACGTAATAACTATCTTGTGCAACCCAGAACACATGATTGTGTAATTGCTACTACCGGATTGTATAATTTGTAATGACTAATTGTGTACATGAAAAATGGCTATTAAAATACATTGTAGagtaattttcttaaaaaatatggtggcagttttgtaattaatttgAACTTACGATTGTGCAACTTGTAATAATGCATGGTTGTGCAACTGCTGCTACTGAGTTGTGCAGTTCACACGTTCGCACATGGAGCATGGTTATCGATCATGTGAATCTGACACACAAAACACATAGTCTTATGGACCATGAATTGAAACGACGATGTATAGAATTTATACTCGTAAAGTaaagaatttcataacacaagacataaAAAGTTATAACAATACTCTTAAGGTATAAAAATTCATAAtgcaagacacaaaaaatataatacaaaacacacacataaattaggatccacaatgcaaggtgaGCAATGATGTATGTTATAAGAATTGCATGAATAGATGAGATTAATCCATAATtatgttcaaatttaaataaaaggaccaaatttctttttttttttcttagccATCCATTTGGCTATTAGCTCGTTATTGGGCTACTGAATTACTTCTTAACAATATCTCTCAAGGACGTTAGAGTACCCTCATCAATAGATATTGAGGGGATAATAATACACTGATGTGTGAGGTGGAGAGGAGAGAGGGGAGGTGAGAGAAAAAGAATGGGAGCTCCTGCAAATGTCAAAATATTACAACagtaaactttatttttttattctcagCTGTGCGCGAaacttttgtttattattatttttaaaa
Coding sequences within it:
- the LOC116018941 gene encoding phospholipase A1-II 1-like — its product is MESIAKRWRVLSGSENWEGLLDPLDSDLRRYLIHYGSMIGAVYDSFITEPTSKYTGLSRYARKNLLQETGLDKANPFKYTITKYFYTPSTKCGAQGGYHVRSVRADAVMKESNWGGYVAVATDKGKEVLGRRDIVVVWRGTETMSELIEDFRIAMVKPPIIFAEDNGSLVHEGWYEMYTSTYQDSHLNSKSARDQVREEVSRLLDVYKNEEVSITVTGHSLGSSLATLNAVDLAANPLNNSDNVLVTAIMFACPKVGNESFKNAFSQLKNLRALRVVNQHDLVPKLPIWAFEAGTIFLKSYIDVGVQFDINASKSDYVAPDNFNILKWHGLIIYLHGIDGFQGPQGGFKPQGYFDIPQVNKHGGMLKVEKCPVPTEWWIEKNKGMVQKDDGTWILDDHEADDVVFA